A stretch of DNA from Halioglobus japonicus:
CTCAAGGGCCGCGCTGAAGGGGGTGAAGACTTTGCCGACCTCGCCCGTGAATACTCCGAAGACATCGGCTCCGCCCAGGAGGGCGGCGAGCTGGGCTGGACCAGCCCCGGCCAGATGGTGCCCGAGTTTGAGAACGAGATGAACATCACCGCAATCGGTGACATCTCCAGCCCGGTGCGCAGCCAGTTCGGCTGGCATATTATCGAGGTGGAAGATCGCCGCGACGAAGATATGACCAGCATGGCCATCCGTAATCGCGCCAAAAACTACCTGCACAACCGCAAATACCAGGAAGAACTGGATGCCTGGCTGCGCCAGATTCGCGATGAGGCGTTTGTCGACATCAAGTAACGGCGCTGACCGCCGTTACGACACCGAGGCATAGCCCGTTTGACGCCCAGAATCGCCATTACCACGGGTGAACCTGCGGGAATTGGCCCGGATATTACCCTGGCTGTTGCCCAGCGGGCCTGGGACGCTGAGCTGGTCGCCATCGGCGACCCGGATCTACTGCAGGCCAGGGCCTCACAGCTGGGCCTGGACATCCAGATTCAACCCTTTGACCCCGGCGCCACGGCCGAGCCAGCTGCGCCCGGGCGATTATTGGTCGCCCCCATCAACGTGGCAAACACTGTGCATGCGGGGCAACTGGACCCCGCAAACGCCCACTATGTATTGAAGACGCTTGAGCACGGCATTGCGGGCTGCACCGCAGGTACCTATGCCGCCATGGTCACCGCGCCCGTGCAGAAGTCGGTCATTAACGACGCCGGCGTGGCCTTCTCCGGCCACACCGAGCTGCTGGCCGGACTCACTGACACCCCCCGCGTCGTCATGATGCTGGCCACCCGCGAGTTGCGTGTGGCCCTGGCCACCACCCACCTGCCACTGCGGGACGTACCCGATGCGATTACGCCGGCGCTGCTTGAAGAGACGCTGACCATCCTCCACACCGATTTACGGGATAAATTCGGCATCAGCGAACCCCGTATTGCCGTGCTCGGGCTCAACCCCCACGCCGGCGAAGGTGGCCATATGGGCCACGAAGAAATCGACACGATTATCCCCGCCCTGGAGACATTGCGCGCGCGGGGAATCCACTTGCAGGGGCCCCTGCCGGCCGATACCGCGTTTAACCCCAAAGTGCTGGACCAATGCGATGCGGTGTACGCCATGTACCACGACCAGGGCTTACCCACCCTCAAATATGCGGGCTTTGGCGAAGCGGTCAATATCACCCTGGGACTACCCATCATCCGGACCTCGGTTGATCACGGCACGGCCTTGGATCTGGCCGGTAGTGGCAAGGCCGACGCGGGCAGCCTGGCTGCCGCTCTCGATGCCGCGATCGCCATGGCATCAGCCAGCAGTCAGTAAACACCCCGCCGGTTTACACCCCTCTCGCACAACCCTAAAATTACGCTTTGTTTTCGCTAACCCAAGAGTCCCCCAATGTCTGAGCAAACTTCCGCCCCTTCCGGCCTCTACGCATTCGCCGAATGTGAAGTCGTCGATATGCAAAACGGGGCTGTAATGCTCATCGACCGGCACGGTGATGGCCAGTTAATGGTAGCGCCTACCGTAGCCCAGGCCATGCAAATGTGCCGGGAGTTCCGTACGCTGGATCACCATGCCCGTGTACTCACCAATGCTATTCCCGAACTCAAGGGCCAGCAGGCGGACGTGATGAACGTGTTCGGCATGCTCCAGAGTGCCGGTCTGCTGGTCAGCGCCGAAAGCGTGTGCGAGCGGCTGAATGCGCCTGTGCCACCCGCCGTGGATCTGCCGGCGACCCGTGCCTTTATCATTACCTGTGATCGGCCAGCTGCGGTGAAACGCCTGCTGGAATCCATGCTCCACGCCGGCAATCTGACCCGCCACGAGGCCCTGTTCCTGATCGACGATTCCCGCGACCCGGAAAACGCACGCCTGAATCGCGAGGCCATGGAAGACTTCAACATCACCTGTCCGAAGGAAATTCAGTATATCGGCGCTGCAGAAGCAAAGGCCCTGATGAATGGACTGATCGCGGCACTGCCGCAGCATGAGGCCGCCATCCGGTTCTTGGTAGATCGCGAACAATGGGCAGCGGACAAAACTTACGGGCTGGCGCGCAACCTTTGCCTGTTGCTCTCCATGGACCGCCGCGCAATCGTAATGGACGACGACATCATCTGCGCGGCAATCAATGCCCCACACACTCGCCCGGGCCTACACTTCGGCCACACACCGCGCGAAGTGGACATCTACACCGATCAGCAGGAAATGCTGGGGCGCACCCAGAGAGCAGACTTTGACCCACTGAGCGGCCACGCCCAGTGCCTGGGCCTGACCATGGGTCAGGCGATTACCAAGCTAAACGGCAAAGCCATCACCCCAGCCGACCTTGAAGGCGCCAATGCCGCCTATGTCAGCCTGTGGTCAGCAGAATCTCCCGTGCTCGTTACCCAAAGCGGCACCATGGGCGACCCTGGCACACCGGGTACTGAATGGCTGCTCACGCTCGATCCGGCTTCCACCAAGCGGCTACAGCAATTCAACGGTGGGATCGCCGGCGCCCTCGCCTCGCGCCACTACTGGCTGGGGCAACCGCAGCCACTGTTCACCAAGCTCTCCGTGATTTCGCAGATGACCGGCCTGGACAACAGCCAGTTGCTGCCGCCCTACTTCCCCGCGCACCGCGGCGAAGACTATCTGTTTGGCGCGATGACGGAATACCTGCATCCTCACGCTGCCGTGCTCGACTACGCATGGGCCGTTCCCCACCTCCCCCTTGAGCCGCGCCCGGGTAACCCTGAGCCAGCGCCAATTACCGGCAAAGGCAAAGCCAGCGTGAACAAGTACATTACTGACCGCACCCGCTATGAACCCGGTGTATCCGCCCAGACCCGCCTCGCATCATTGGCAACCATGGCCGCTGAACTGGGCGAGGCAGATGATCGCAGCCTGACCACGATCTATCGGAAAGAGGTGGCTGAGAACCAGGGAGCGGAATTAAGCCGTCTGTCGCGGCATCTTCAGGATGGCACCATTCGCGAACCCTCCTGGCAGGACTGGCTACAACGCAGCGCCAATAGCGTTGCGACACAGATGCAGCAGCCCGCCGCGCTGGGGGACTTCAAGGACCTGGCGATTGCCCCGGAGCAACTGCTACCCCGCTTCAAGGGCTACTGCAGCTCGTTCGCTCAGGCGTTGAACGCGTGGAGCGATATTCGCCAGGAGGCTGCCAAGCAAGCCGACCAATGGGTATCAGCACCGTAGACCGCTGGCGATGACCTCCACACACACTCCCGCCATTTCCACTCCCGCTAGTGCGCAGACAATCAGCAACCGCGCATTTGCGGTAGAGTTTGGCTGGGCGTTGTTGGCACTCGCCCTGAGTGCGCTGATCGTCATCGCCACTTATATCTGCCTGTCGCCACTACTCGATCGCTTTGATCAGGAGGCGACCCGAGACAATATTCGCCCCTGGTCCTTTGTGGGTACCGACCTGGCACCGCGCATGGGCAAAGCCCTTCCAAAAGACAAATCGCTGCGCATTACCGAGCTTGCCAGCGGCGTCGACGAGCGTGCCATCTTCAGCCGCCGGACCCGGCTGCAGGCGGCGGACTACCCCTTCCTGGAAAGCACGATCGCCGACCGTCACCCCGGTGCGCACATGTACTTTATCTGGCGCACCGCAAGGGCGCCCGAAGAGGTTTTCTACCTGCCCATTTACTGGACGAACGACAAACCACAGCTCAAGCTGCTGGCCAAGCATGAAGAGTGGCGCGGCACCATTACCGAAATCGGTATTGATGTGTATGGCGATCTTCGCAACCA
This window harbors:
- the pdxA gene encoding 4-hydroxythreonine-4-phosphate dehydrogenase PdxA, which gives rise to MTPRIAITTGEPAGIGPDITLAVAQRAWDAELVAIGDPDLLQARASQLGLDIQIQPFDPGATAEPAAPGRLLVAPINVANTVHAGQLDPANAHYVLKTLEHGIAGCTAGTYAAMVTAPVQKSVINDAGVAFSGHTELLAGLTDTPRVVMMLATRELRVALATTHLPLRDVPDAITPALLEETLTILHTDLRDKFGISEPRIAVLGLNPHAGEGGHMGHEEIDTIIPALETLRARGIHLQGPLPADTAFNPKVLDQCDAVYAMYHDQGLPTLKYAGFGEAVNITLGLPIIRTSVDHGTALDLAGSGKADAGSLAAALDAAIAMASASSQ